CGTCCACCTGGTAGGTGGACATCGCTCCGTCGGCGTCGGCGTTCTTCTGGCGCCAGACGCGCAGGGTGAGCTTCATGCGTAGCTCCGCTGGGTGGGGTGGACGTACTCGAAGAGGAGGTCTTCCTTGTGCAGGACGGGGGCGGTGCCGGTGTCGGTGAACTCCCAGGCCGCGGCGTAGGAGAACTCCTCGTCCACGCGGGCCGCCTCCCCGTCGGGAGTCTGGGACTCCTCGCGGAAGTGGCCGCCGCAGGACTCGGCGCGGTGCAGCGCGTCCAGGCACATCAGCTCGGCGAGTTCGAGGTAGTCGACGATGCGGTTGGCCTTCTCCAGCGACTGGTTGAACTCCTCACCCGTGCCGGGCACCTTGATGCGCCGCCAGAACTCCTGGCGGATCTGCGGGATCCGCTCCAGCGCCTTGCGCAGCCCCGCCTCGGTGCGCGCCATCCCGCAGAACTCCCACATCACCTCCCCCAGCTCCCGGTGGAAGGAGTCCGGAGTACGGTCACCGTCCACGGCCAGGAGTTTGGCCAGCCGGTCCTCGGTCTCGTCCAGCACCTCGCGGACCACGGGGTGATCGGAGGTCACCTCGTCGGTGTGGGGGTTGCGGGCGAGGTAGTCGTTGATGGTGGAGGGCAGCACGAAGTAGCCGTCGGCCAGGCCCTGCATCAGCGCGCTCGCGCCGAGCCGGTTGGCGCCGTGGTCGGAGAAGTTGGCCTCGCCGACCGCGAACAGGCCCGGCACGGTGGTCTGCAGGTCGTAATCCACCCACAGGCCGCCCATCGTGTAGTGCACGGCGGGATAGATCCGCATCGGCGTGCTGTACGGGTCCTCGTCGGTGATCCGCGCGTACATGTCGAAGAGGTTGCCGTACTTGGCCTCGACCGCCTTGCGGCCCATCCGCTTGATCGCGTCGGCGAAGTCGAGGTAGACGCCCTGCCCGCCCGGGCCCACCCCGCGGCCCTCGTCGCACACGTTCTTCGCCGCGCGCGAGGCGATGTCACGGGGCACCAGGTTGCCGAAGGAGGGGTAGATGCGCTCCAGGTAGTAGTCGCGCTCGGCCTCGGGGATCTCGTTGGCCGGCCGGTCATCACCCTTGGCCCTGGGCACCCAGATCCGGCCGTCGTTGCGCAGCGACTCACTCATCAGCGTCAGCTTGGACTGGTGATCACCGGTACGCGGAATGCAGGTCGGGTGGATCTGGGTGAAGCACGGATTGGCGAAGTACGCGCCGCGCCGGTGCGCCCGCCACACCGCGGTCGCGTTGGAGTTCATCGCGTTGGTCGACAGGTAGAAGACGTTGCCGTAACCGCCCGAGGCCAGCACCACCGCGTCCGCGAAATACGTCTCGATCTTCCCCGTGACCAGATCCCGGGCCACGATGCCGCGCGCCCGCCCGTCAACGACGATCACATCCAGCATCTCGGTGCGCGGATGCAACTCCACATTCCCCGCCGCGATCTGCCGCGACAGCGCCTGATAGGCCCCCAGCAGCAACTGCTGGCCCGTCTGCCCGCGGGCATAAAACGTCCGCGACACCTGGACGCCGCCGAAGGAGCGGGTGTCGAGCAGGCCGCCGTACTCGCGGGCGAAGGGCACACCCTGCGCCACGCACTGATCGATGATCTCCACGGAGATCTGCGCCAAGCGGTGCACGTTGGACTCCCGGGCGCGGAAGTCGCCGCCCTTGACGGTGTCGTAGAACAGCCGGTGCACCGAGTCACCGTCGTTGCGGTAGTTCTTCGCCGCGTTGATGCCGCCCTGCGCGGCGATCGAGTGCGCCCGGCGCGGGGAGTCCTGATAGCAGAACTGCACCACGTGATAGCCCTGTTCGGCCAGCGTCGCCCCGGCCGACCCGCCCGCCAGACCGGTGCCGACCACGATCACCGTGTGCTTGCGCCGGTTGGCCGGGTTGACCAGCTTCGCCTCGAAACGGCGAGTGTCCCACCGCTCGGCGATCGGCCCGGCAGGAGCCTTGGCATCCACGACCGGCTCACCAGTCACATACTCGGCAAAGGCACTCATCTAGCTCACCACTCCGGTCATGACACCCACGGGAACAGAAACGAAACCGACCGTCAGCACCAACGCGAGCCCATTGGCGAGGGGCTTGAGGACGCGGTCGCGGGTCGCGGTGCCGACGCCCAGGGTCTGCGCGGCGCTCCAGAGTCCATGCCGCACATGGAAGCCGACGGCGACCACGGCGACGATGTAGACGACGTTGCTGTACCAGGTGGAGAAGGTGTCGATGACGTTCTGGTACGGCTTCAGGTGCTCGTAGTCGCCGGGGTGCACGGTGCCGGTCGTCAGGTCGAGGATGTGCCAGACGATGAAGAGGGCGATGATGATGCCGCCCCAGCGCATGGTGCGGGTCGCGAAGCTCGCCTCGCGCCGCTTGTGCACGTACTGGGTGGGGCGCGCCTTGATGTCGCGGCGGCTCAACTGGTACGCGCAGACGCCGTGCGCCACCACGGAGACGACGAGCACGACGCGGAACAGCCAGAGTGACCACTCGTAGTGCATGACGGGCTCGCCGAGGGTGCGGAGCCAGTGCGCGTAGTGGTTGATCTCCGCGGGGCCGAAGAAGATCTTCAGGTTCCCGATCATGTGCAGGAACAGGTAGAGCAGCATGATCAAGCCGCTGACCGCCATCACCGTCTTCTTGCCGATGGTGGAGTCCCAGAGCGTGCGGGGCGTGGACGGCCGTTTGTCCGTCCGGGTTGCCAGAGCCATGCCAGCGACGCTACGGCCGAAGGTCCCGATCGGTCCAAGAGATGGTTCGGCTCATCTCCATAGCCCGGTCCTATGAAAGCCCGTACCCTCAGGGTATGCAGTTCCAGCAGCTCCACTACTTCGTGGCCGTCGCCGAGACCCGGCACTTCACGCGGGCCGCGGAGGAGGTCCACGTCTCCCAGCCCTCCCTCTCGCAGCAGATCCGGGCACTGGAGAAGGAACTGGGCGCCGAGCTCTTCAGCAGGGCGCGCGGCAACATCACGCTCACCGACGCGGGCGAGGCGCTGCTGCCCCTGGCACGCCGGATCCTCGCCGACGCGGACACGGCCCGCATCGAAGTGCAGGAACTGGCGCAGCTGCGGCGCGGCCGGATCAGGCTCGGCGCGACACCGAGCGTGTGCACGGGCCTGCTCCCCGACGTCCTGCGCGCCTTCCACGACCGCCACCCCGGCATCCAGCTCCTCATCGAGGAGGGCGGCTCGCACGACCTCGTCCGCGAACTGGCACGCGGCGCCCTGGACCTGGCGCTGGTCGTTCTCCCCCTCCCCTCCCCCTCACCGGCCCTGACCACCCTCGAACTGCTCCGCGAGGACCTGGTGGTGGTCTCCGCACCCGGCTCGCGCTCCCTCGGCAACACGGTCCGCATCGCCGACCTCCAGGGCGAACGCCTCGTGATGTTCCGGCACGGCTACGACCTGCGGGAACTCACCGTCTCCGCCTGCCGCGCCGAGGGCTTCGAGCCCGAGTTCGCGGTGGAGGGCGGCGAAATGGACGCGGTACTCGGCTTCGTCCGCGCGGGCCTCGGCGTGGCGGTGGTCCCCCGCATGGTCGCGGAACGCTCGGGCCCCGACCTCCGCATGACCCCCCTGGCCAAACCGAGCCTCCACCGCACCATCGCCCTGGCCCACCGCAGCGACGTGGCACCACCGCGGGCGGCCCGGGAACTCCAGCGGATGCTGCTGGAGCACTGAGAGGCTCCGGTTACGGCAGCCTGCCCGTCTCCGGATCGCGGCCCGTCAGGCAGTACGCGACGCCCGCCGGGCCCCGCATGACGAGCCAGCTGGGGCCGCGTGACACGTACGTGGCGCCGAGTTGTTCGTGCCGGGTGCGGGTCGCGTTCGGGTTCGAGCAGGCCAGGTCCAGGTGGGCTCCGGTGGGGCCCGGGGTGTCCAGGCGTTGGAGGAGGAGGCGGAGCGGGAGGGTCGGTGGGGGTGTCACGCGATGGAATTCGGGGCGGGCGGCCGGCGTGGAGTCCCAGCGCGTGAGGGTCGCCCAGAAGGTGATCTCCGCTTCGTACGACTCCGGGGGGATGTCCACGCACACCTGGTCCAGGCGGCTCACCGCGCCGTCGGGGGCGGTGAGCGGTGCCGGGCGTGAGGTCTCGCCCGACCAGGGGACCAGGCAGAAGAGGAGGCCGGCCGGGGAGCGGAGCACCTCGAGGCCGTCCTCCGCGTGGACCGGGGCGGCGCCGAGGGCGCGCGCCTCGGCCGCGGTGACGGCGATGTCGTCGACGGCGAGGTCCAGGTGTGTGCCGCCCGGACCCGCCACGGCCTGCGCCTTCACGCACGCGTCGGCGGGGTCCGTGGGCAGCAGTGTGACGAACTCGCCGGCCTCGCCGCGGGGTGCGGAGAGGCGCGAGCCCGTGGCCGTCGCCCAGAAGGCGGCCGCCTCGGCGAAGCGGTCGCGCGGCCGGTCGATGAACGCGTACGCCCAGCGGATCACGCCGCGGCCCCGATCGCCGTCGTGATCGGCGCGTTCGTCCTCACCGCTCAGCCCGTCGCGTCCGCGAGTGCCAGTTCGTGGAGCCGGTCCGGCGGGCCCGGGCGGGCGTAGTACCAGCCCTGTGCCGTGTCGCAGCCGAGCTCCCGCAGCTGGTCCGCCTGGGCGCCCGTCTCCACGCCCTCGACGGTGACCGCCAGGTCGAGGCTGTGGGCGAGCGCCACGATCCCCTCGACGATCTTGAGGTCGACCGGGTCGGCGGGGAAGTGCTGCATGCCCTGGGTGAACGAGCGGTCCAGCTTGAGGACGCTCACCGGCAGGCGGCGCAGGTTGGCGAGGTTGGAGTAGCCCGTGCCGAAGTCGTCGAGGGCGATGTCCACGCCCATCTCGGCGAGCCTGCGCAACGGCTTGAGCAGGTCGTCGTCGGCTCCTATCAGCGCGGACTCCGTGACCTCGAGGCACAGGGCGCCCGGTTCGAGCCCCTCGCGCTCCAGGATGTCGACCGTGTCGGAGACCAGGCCGGGGTGGGTCAGC
The window above is part of the Streptomyces venezuelae genome. Proteins encoded here:
- a CDS encoding LysR family transcriptional regulator — its product is MQFQQLHYFVAVAETRHFTRAAEEVHVSQPSLSQQIRALEKELGAELFSRARGNITLTDAGEALLPLARRILADADTARIEVQELAQLRRGRIRLGATPSVCTGLLPDVLRAFHDRHPGIQLLIEEGGSHDLVRELARGALDLALVVLPLPSPSPALTTLELLREDLVVVSAPGSRSLGNTVRIADLQGERLVMFRHGYDLRELTVSACRAEGFEPEFAVEGGEMDAVLGFVRAGLGVAVVPRMVAERSGPDLRMTPLAKPSLHRTIALAHRSDVAPPRAARELQRMLLEH
- a CDS encoding VOC family protein — protein: MIRWAYAFIDRPRDRFAEAAAFWATATGSRLSAPRGEAGEFVTLLPTDPADACVKAQAVAGPGGTHLDLAVDDIAVTAAEARALGAAPVHAEDGLEVLRSPAGLLFCLVPWSGETSRPAPLTAPDGAVSRLDQVCVDIPPESYEAEITFWATLTRWDSTPAARPEFHRVTPPPTLPLRLLLQRLDTPGPTGAHLDLACSNPNATRTRHEQLGATYVSRGPSWLVMRGPAGVAYCLTGRDPETGRLP
- a CDS encoding succinate dehydrogenase, with protein sequence MALATRTDKRPSTPRTLWDSTIGKKTVMAVSGLIMLLYLFLHMIGNLKIFFGPAEINHYAHWLRTLGEPVMHYEWSLWLFRVVLVVSVVAHGVCAYQLSRRDIKARPTQYVHKRREASFATRTMRWGGIIIALFIVWHILDLTTGTVHPGDYEHLKPYQNVIDTFSTWYSNVVYIVAVVAVGFHVRHGLWSAAQTLGVGTATRDRVLKPLANGLALVLTVGFVSVPVGVMTGVVS
- a CDS encoding fumarate reductase/succinate dehydrogenase flavoprotein subunit, whose amino-acid sequence is MSAFAEYVTGEPVVDAKAPAGPIAERWDTRRFEAKLVNPANRRKHTVIVVGTGLAGGSAGATLAEQGYHVVQFCYQDSPRRAHSIAAQGGINAAKNYRNDGDSVHRLFYDTVKGGDFRARESNVHRLAQISVEIIDQCVAQGVPFAREYGGLLDTRSFGGVQVSRTFYARGQTGQQLLLGAYQALSRQIAAGNVELHPRTEMLDVIVVDGRARGIVARDLVTGKIETYFADAVVLASGGYGNVFYLSTNAMNSNATAVWRAHRRGAYFANPCFTQIHPTCIPRTGDHQSKLTLMSESLRNDGRIWVPRAKGDDRPANEIPEAERDYYLERIYPSFGNLVPRDIASRAAKNVCDEGRGVGPGGQGVYLDFADAIKRMGRKAVEAKYGNLFDMYARITDEDPYSTPMRIYPAVHYTMGGLWVDYDLQTTVPGLFAVGEANFSDHGANRLGASALMQGLADGYFVLPSTINDYLARNPHTDEVTSDHPVVREVLDETEDRLAKLLAVDGDRTPDSFHRELGEVMWEFCGMARTEAGLRKALERIPQIRQEFWRRIKVPGTGEEFNQSLEKANRIVDYLELAELMCLDALHRAESCGGHFREESQTPDGEAARVDEEFSYAAAWEFTDTGTAPVLHKEDLLFEYVHPTQRSYA